In the genome of Bacteroidota bacterium, one region contains:
- a CDS encoding YegS/Rv2252/BmrU family lipid kinase translates to MDKKFAIIINPKSGKGHVYIALSALKSTLNTHSFLYIVFENDLPENLDGFTDLIILGGDGTLNYTINWFKQINIPIALIACGTGNDFAYCLYGNSPLTEQIDLAIFGKIQSVDAGTCNEKLFLNGVGIGFDGEVAHHLYAKKYLKGKLAYMASVIPLLFVYKETQVSITTDNFSYNGPLFMLSAANGKRYGGGFYVTPNALITDKLLNLMLVTKASLVKRLLYLPYIEKGKHVVKAPVFVKQNTFTQFFIEADKPIRAHLDGEAMVAQQFTIQALPHYFQFKMK, encoded by the coding sequence AAAAAGCACTTTAAATACCCATTCCTTTTTATATATCGTTTTTGAAAATGATTTACCCGAAAACTTAGATGGATTCACCGATTTAATTATTTTAGGAGGCGATGGTACCTTGAATTATACCATTAACTGGTTTAAGCAAATTAACATACCCATAGCTTTAATCGCCTGCGGAACAGGTAACGATTTTGCGTATTGTTTATATGGAAACAGCCCTTTAACTGAACAGATTGATTTAGCCATTTTTGGAAAAATACAGTCAGTTGATGCAGGTACTTGCAATGAAAAGTTGTTTTTAAATGGCGTAGGTATTGGCTTTGACGGAGAAGTTGCACATCATTTATATGCAAAAAAATATTTAAAGGGAAAACTCGCTTACATGGCCAGCGTTATTCCATTGTTGTTTGTATATAAAGAAACCCAAGTATCCATAACAACAGATAATTTTAGCTACAACGGTCCATTGTTTATGTTAAGTGCAGCTAATGGCAAAAGGTATGGAGGAGGTTTTTATGTAACGCCTAATGCTTTAATTACCGATAAATTATTAAACTTAATGCTTGTAACCAAAGCCTCTTTGGTTAAACGACTTCTTTATCTGCCATATATTGAGAAAGGGAAGCATGTTGTAAAAGCGCCCGTATTTGTTAAGCAAAATACATTTACACAGTTTTTTATAGAGGCCGATAAACCAATAAGAGCCCATTTAGATGGGGAAGCCATGGTAGCCCAACAATTTACTATTCAAGCTTTACCTCATTATTTTCAATTTAAAATGAAATAA
- the atpD gene encoding F0F1 ATP synthase subunit beta, whose protein sequence is MSKSGVVAQVIGPVVDVSFASSNESLPKILDALYITRPDGSRLILECQRHLGENMLRAIAMEATDGLVRGMEVVPMGQPISMPVGEQIRGRLFNVVGEAIDGMNAMDQSEGTRSIHQNAPRFEDLSTASEPLYTGIKVIDLIEPYAKGGKIGLFGGAGVGKTVLIQELINNIAKAYDGFSVFAGVGERTREGNDLLREMIESGIVKYGDEFMHGMEEGGWPLDKVDYTQLKDSKATFVFGQMNEPPGARARVALSGLSVAEYFRDGDEKSGGRDILFFVDNIFRFTQAGSEVSALLGRMPSAVGYQPTLASEMGAMQERITSTKRGSITSVQAVYVPADDLTDPAPATTFAHLDATTVLSRKISELGIYPAVDPLDSTSRILTPAIVGDEHYNCAQRVKLILQRYKELQDIIAILGMDELSEDDKLTVSRARRVQRFLSQPFHVAEQFTGLKGTLVTIEETIKGFNMIMDGKLDHLPEAAFNLVGTIEDAIAKGDKMLAESK, encoded by the coding sequence ATGTCAAAATCAGGAGTTGTAGCTCAGGTAATCGGACCTGTTGTAGATGTAAGTTTTGCATCAAGCAACGAGTCGTTACCTAAAATTTTAGATGCGCTTTATATTACAAGACCCGATGGTTCGCGTCTTATTTTGGAATGTCAAAGACATTTAGGCGAAAATATGTTACGTGCAATTGCTATGGAAGCCACAGACGGATTAGTTCGTGGTATGGAAGTAGTTCCAATGGGGCAACCTATTTCAATGCCGGTTGGCGAGCAAATTCGTGGTCGTTTATTCAATGTAGTAGGCGAAGCTATTGATGGTATGAATGCAATGGACCAATCAGAAGGAACACGTTCTATTCACCAAAATGCTCCTCGTTTCGAAGATTTATCTACAGCTTCAGAGCCATTATATACAGGTATTAAAGTAATCGACTTAATTGAGCCATATGCAAAAGGTGGTAAAATTGGTTTGTTTGGTGGTGCTGGTGTTGGTAAAACAGTATTAATTCAAGAGTTAATTAATAACATTGCTAAAGCATACGATGGTTTTTCAGTGTTTGCAGGTGTTGGTGAGCGTACCCGTGAAGGAAATGACTTATTACGTGAGATGATTGAATCAGGTATTGTAAAATACGGTGATGAATTTATGCACGGAATGGAAGAAGGCGGATGGCCTTTGGATAAAGTAGATTATACTCAATTAAAAGATTCAAAAGCAACCTTTGTTTTCGGACAAATGAATGAGCCTCCTGGAGCACGTGCACGTGTTGCATTATCAGGTTTATCGGTAGCGGAATATTTCCGTGATGGTGATGAAAAATCAGGTGGACGTGATATATTATTCTTCGTTGATAATATTTTCCGTTTTACGCAAGCAGGTTCTGAAGTATCGGCTTTATTAGGTCGTATGCCTTCAGCAGTAGGTTACCAACCAACATTGGCTTCGGAAATGGGAGCGATGCAAGAGCGTATTACTTCAACTAAACGTGGTTCTATTACTTCAGTTCAAGCGGTATATGTACCTGCTGATGATTTAACTGACCCTGCTCCTGCTACTACATTTGCCCACTTAGATGCTACAACAGTATTAAGTCGTAAAATTTCAGAGTTAGGTATTTATCCTGCGGTTGATCCTTTGGATTCAACTTCACGTATCTTAACTCCTGCTATTGTTGGCGATGAGCATTACAATTGCGCTCAAAGAGTTAAATTAATTTTACAACGTTACAAAGAGTTACAGGATATCATTGCTATTCTTGGTATGGATGAGCTTTCTGAAGACGATAAATTAACCGTTTCAAGAGCAAGACGTGTTCAACGTTTCTTATCTCAACCTTTCCACGTAGCTGAACAATTTACCGGTTTAAAAGGTACTTTAGTTACAATTGAAGAGACTATTAAAGGTTTTAACATGATTATGGATGGTAAATTAGATCATTTACCGGAAGCAGCATTTAACTTAGTAGGTACTATTGAAGATGCGATAGCTAAAGGTGATAAAATGTTAGCTGAGTCAAAATAA
- a CDS encoding type IX secretion system membrane protein PorP/SprF has translation MAFSLPKIFITFCFSMLLVSLKAQDPQLSQFYASPIYTNPAFAGAAKKLRITSNARNQYTGLSKTYRTVVASLDAYMPNMKSGIGLLASGDQAGDGFLTTVTLGATYAYNLAISGSWSANFGIMGEIRQRSYDFNKFVFGDQLDPVLGNVKLSSENPGQEKIVYPNFGAGVLLYNEYFYGGFAVHNLLEPNQSFFLTNSDNTALLLPRRYTAHTGANIVLKKARYEENRVILSPNILFMNQREYYQVNLGTYLRKQSLTVGLWYRQTSRNADAIILLMGLRLKGFRIGYSYDITVSNARTATVGSHEISIGIDIKTPKKTRSRYGKPLNCPDL, from the coding sequence ATGGCTTTTTCGCTACCTAAAATTTTCATTACTTTTTGTTTTTCAATGCTTTTAGTTTCATTAAAAGCGCAGGATCCTCAATTAAGTCAATTTTACGCTTCGCCCATTTACACCAATCCCGCCTTTGCAGGTGCAGCTAAAAAATTACGCATTACATCCAATGCGCGTAACCAATATACCGGTTTAAGCAAAACATACAGAACAGTTGTTGCTTCGCTTGATGCTTATATGCCCAATATGAAAAGTGGTATAGGGCTTTTGGCTTCTGGCGACCAAGCAGGCGATGGTTTTTTAACTACTGTAACTCTAGGTGCTACTTATGCTTATAATTTAGCTATTAGCGGTAGTTGGAGTGCTAATTTTGGTATAATGGGCGAAATAAGACAACGCTCTTATGATTTTAACAAATTTGTTTTTGGCGACCAGTTAGACCCCGTTTTGGGTAATGTCAAATTATCATCAGAAAACCCGGGACAAGAAAAAATTGTTTACCCTAACTTTGGTGCAGGTGTTTTGTTATACAACGAATATTTTTACGGAGGCTTTGCTGTTCATAATTTATTAGAACCAAATCAATCATTTTTTTTAACCAATTCCGATAATACTGCTCTTTTATTGCCAAGGCGTTATACTGCACACACAGGAGCCAACATTGTATTAAAAAAAGCGCGTTACGAAGAAAACAGGGTTATTCTTTCTCCCAATATTTTATTCATGAATCAGCGAGAGTATTACCAGGTTAACTTAGGTACTTATTTAAGAAAACAATCGCTTACCGTTGGCTTATGGTACAGGCAAACCAGCCGAAATGCAGATGCTATTATTTTATTGATGGGTTTGCGCTTAAAAGGGTTTAGAATAGGCTACAGCTACGATATAACTGTTTCAAATGCCAGAACAGCCACAGTAGGCAGCCACGAAATATCAATTGGTATTGACATCAAAACACCTAAAAAAACCAGATCGCGTTACGGTAAACCTTTAAACTGCCCGGATCTTTAG
- the atpC gene encoding ATP synthase F1 subunit epsilon, giving the protein MQLDIITADKVLFTGEVESVTLPGSDGKFQVLKDHAPIISSLDKGNIIITGKECGRQEFVIYGGIVEVLANKIVVLA; this is encoded by the coding sequence ATGCAATTAGATATAATTACAGCCGACAAAGTGTTATTTACTGGCGAAGTAGAATCAGTTACTTTACCTGGTAGCGATGGAAAATTTCAAGTATTGAAAGACCATGCTCCCATAATAAGCAGTTTGGATAAAGGCAATATAATTATTACAGGTAAAGAATGTGGCAGACAAGAGTTTGTTATTTATGGCGGTATTGTAGAAGTGTTGGCTAACAAAATTGTTGTTTTAGCTTAA
- a CDS encoding PorP/SprF family type IX secretion system membrane protein, producing MTIKKTVLNRLLTFLILTILGVRAFAQDPQFSQFYASPMYTNPAFAGSSNVGRLVLNTRNQWPSITGAFRTVNASYDEHFDAINGGFGIQAHYDEQGTGTLRTVGANITYAYQIPITRSFTLSLALQAGFMQKTVDFTKFLWFDQLGINGYKGSTAEQLPNEGTANVGPNFAAGLLGYSKNFYFGFASHNITEPSQSFTPSINAPIYRRYTGHLGYVYAMRESINKKKSSYLYPNVIYMQQGFAQNQYSQLNIGLYASKGSVVGGVYLRQTSVNTDALIFIFGIRTEKVKIGFSYDGTVSTARAGATNSYEVSLAFELRKNVRRKNPRPMHCPDF from the coding sequence ATGACCATAAAAAAAACTGTATTGAACAGATTACTTACATTTTTAATACTAACCATATTAGGTGTAAGAGCATTTGCTCAAGATCCACAGTTTTCACAATTTTATGCCAGCCCAATGTATACAAATCCTGCCTTTGCAGGTTCCAGCAATGTAGGTCGACTTGTTTTAAATACCCGTAACCAATGGCCATCTATTACCGGAGCTTTTAGAACCGTAAACGCCAGTTACGATGAACATTTTGATGCGATAAATGGTGGTTTTGGAATACAAGCCCACTATGACGAACAAGGAACAGGAACTTTAAGAACTGTTGGTGCCAATATTACTTATGCCTACCAAATACCAATTACTAGGAGTTTTACATTGAGTCTGGCTTTGCAGGCCGGTTTTATGCAAAAAACGGTTGATTTTACTAAATTTTTATGGTTTGACCAATTGGGTATAAACGGATATAAAGGGTCAACTGCTGAGCAACTGCCAAATGAAGGAACCGCCAATGTAGGGCCTAATTTTGCCGCAGGACTTTTGGGCTATTCAAAAAACTTTTATTTTGGATTTGCTTCCCACAATATAACTGAACCCAGCCAAAGTTTTACGCCAAGCATTAATGCACCTATTTACAGACGTTATACCGGCCACTTGGGTTATGTATATGCCATGCGCGAAAGTATTAACAAAAAGAAATCGTCCTACTTATATCCAAATGTAATTTACATGCAGCAAGGGTTTGCTCAAAACCAATATAGCCAGTTAAATATAGGTTTGTATGCGAGTAAAGGCAGTGTTGTGGGTGGTGTTTACTTACGCCAAACGAGTGTTAATACGGATGCATTAATCTTTATTTTTGGTATAAGAACCGAAAAAGTAAAAATTGGTTTCTCTTATGATGGTACCGTTTCAACGGCAAGAGCAGGTGCTACCAATTCTTATGAAGTTTCTTTAGCATTTGAGTTACGTAAAAATGTAAGAAGAAAAAATCCTAGACCAATGCATTGTCCGGATTTTTAA